A genomic segment from Polyangium mundeleinium encodes:
- a CDS encoding citrate/2-methylcitrate synthase produces the protein MINVAHVIKDSINQGGNDGPSDAEWGKARGYEGEWARWGRRGGYGIERGRRRAGEARRGRARYRGARGPGRLRGSLRARASGGGGGGGGGGGGGGGGGGDGRGRLPDAATQGALADALAEGRALAFEQIPSIGETLVAEDGGAALMAAVAHFGARAAWRVADRPAWIELARITGAVATFAAAWARRRAGDAPIAPDKALGHAADFLRMVRGAAAPEAAARALDAYLVTVADHGMNASTFTARVVASTGSDRVSAIVAAIGALKGPLHGGAPGPVLDMLDDLG, from the coding sequence TTGATCAACGTTGCTCACGTCATCAAGGATAGCATCAACCAAGGAGGAAACGATGGACCAAGCGACGCAGAATGGGGCAAAGCACGCGGCTACGAAGGCGAGTGGGCTCGATGGGGTCGTCGTGGCGGATACGGCATTGAGCGAGGTCGACGGCGAGCGGGGGAGGCTCGTCGTGGGCGGGCACGATATCGAGGCGCTCGCGGGCCGGGTCGGCTTCGAGGATCTCTGCGGGCTCGGGCCTCGGGGGGGGGGGGGGGGGGGGGGGGGGGGGGGGGGGGGGGGGGGGGGGGGGGGGGGGACGGGCGGGGGCGGCTCCCGGACGCGGCGACCCAGGGCGCGCTCGCGGACGCGCTCGCCGAGGGGCGCGCGCTCGCGTTCGAGCAGATCCCGTCGATCGGCGAGACGCTCGTCGCAGAGGATGGAGGTGCGGCGCTCATGGCAGCCGTGGCACACTTCGGCGCGCGTGCGGCGTGGCGGGTGGCGGATCGCCCGGCGTGGATCGAGCTCGCGCGGATCACGGGCGCGGTCGCGACGTTCGCGGCGGCCTGGGCGCGGCGTCGCGCGGGGGACGCGCCGATCGCCCCGGACAAGGCGCTCGGGCACGCGGCGGACTTCTTGCGAATGGTGCGCGGTGCGGCTGCGCCCGAGGCGGCCGCGCGGGCGCTCGACGCCTACCTCGTGACCGTGGCCGATCACGGCATGAACGCCTCGACGTTCACCGCGCGGGTCGTGGCCTCGACGGGCTCGGATCGGGTGTCGGCGATCGTGGCGGCGATCGGCGCGCTCAAAGGCCCGCTGCACGGCGGCGCGCCGGGGCCCGTGCTCGACATGCTCGACGACCTGGGGTAG
- a CDS encoding SMP-30/gluconolactonase/LRE family protein: MTRSRVRLGGNRIGSFLGAAVAVALVLQTQSPSAAPKHCGDFLARVAELPGYPDGIVLQKNRVYVAGPALGVDAGGVPSEIAVFHGKTGAHLETIPIQGEDLAAPHALTGLSVDADGRLYAVSSQLGVLRLSEKKHGKWKQSVYAGPFPDIPSCTPGDSNDLCAHNVYEMPPMPSDIAFAKDGHAYVTDAAQAMIYRIPPGGGAPEIWLRSAKLAGYYDLQGARGILVSADGKSLYVTVGFSADAPWEGRIYKIRRVPAPNENDVTLVHVFPNFEAPSGLGLGEDGELFVALSITSQIAVVKPAGGELGRFSSATNDEVPLDGPAHMAFDGKGGLFVTNQAVPSGLLDRFAVVEVDVKDQGHKNHPPKPNLP, translated from the coding sequence ATGACGCGATCCAGAGTTCGGCTGGGTGGGAATCGTATCGGGTCTTTTCTCGGCGCGGCGGTGGCGGTTGCCCTGGTCCTCCAGACGCAGTCGCCTTCGGCCGCGCCCAAGCATTGTGGTGATTTTCTTGCGCGCGTCGCGGAGCTGCCGGGGTACCCGGACGGGATCGTCCTGCAGAAGAACCGCGTGTACGTCGCCGGCCCCGCGCTCGGCGTCGACGCGGGCGGGGTTCCCTCCGAAATCGCGGTGTTCCACGGGAAAACCGGGGCGCATCTCGAAACGATCCCCATCCAGGGGGAGGACCTCGCCGCGCCCCACGCGCTCACGGGCCTCTCGGTCGACGCCGACGGGCGCCTGTATGCCGTGAGCTCCCAGCTCGGCGTCCTGCGGCTCTCGGAGAAAAAGCACGGGAAATGGAAACAATCGGTGTATGCCGGCCCCTTTCCCGACATCCCTTCCTGCACGCCGGGCGATTCCAACGATCTTTGTGCGCACAATGTCTACGAAATGCCGCCGATGCCCAGCGACATCGCGTTCGCCAAGGACGGTCATGCCTACGTGACCGACGCTGCCCAGGCCATGATTTATCGGATCCCGCCCGGCGGCGGCGCGCCCGAGATCTGGCTTCGGAGCGCCAAGCTCGCCGGATACTACGACCTCCAGGGCGCGCGGGGGATCCTCGTCAGCGCCGACGGCAAGAGCCTCTACGTGACCGTGGGCTTCTCGGCCGACGCGCCGTGGGAGGGCCGCATTTACAAGATCCGGCGCGTCCCTGCGCCGAACGAGAACGACGTCACGCTCGTGCACGTCTTTCCGAATTTCGAGGCGCCTTCGGGCCTGGGCCTCGGCGAGGACGGAGAGCTCTTCGTGGCCCTTTCCATCACGAGCCAGATCGCGGTCGTGAAGCCCGCGGGCGGCGAGCTCGGCCGATTCTCTTCGGCCACGAACGACGAGGTCCCCCTCGATGGCCCGGCGCACATGGCATTCGACGGCAAGGGTGGGCTTTTCGTGACGAACCAGGCGGTCCCCAGCGGGCTGCTCGATCGTTTTGCCGTGGTCGAGGTCGACGTGAAGGATCAGGGCCACAAGAACCACCCACCGAAGCCGAATCTGCCCTGA
- a CDS encoding potassium transporter Kup produces MTEDQAGTLPSTEAPAADGGSAVPDASAAGNAPPASARTLAAATATHGAGAHGATTPGARWALLLGALGVVFGDIGTSPLYAIKECFSPESPHHIAPTPANILGILSLVFWSLLMVVTVKYLTFVLRADNQGSGGIMALLALVPTGKGAGTGPLVLLVLLGASLLYGEGVITPAISVLSAMEGLEVAYEPLKHVVVPLTVVILLALFLVQKRGTGGIGNVFGSVTLVWFVTIAILGARWILTRPSVLAAVDPRHGVTFFLEHRGHGFLLLGAVVLCITGCEALYADMGHFGRGPIRRVWFVIVWPALLLNYFGQGAYLLQHPGGATNPFYGLVPSWALYPTVAIATGATIVASQALISGAFSLTQQAVQLGYFPRVTIVHTSKETEGQIYIPEINRALLVACILLVFTFRTSTSLAAAYGIAVTATMTITTTVYFVVVTKRWGWPLWKALPPVAVFLAIDLSFFSANAAKFFQGGWFPVAMALVIFTIMTTWKSGRRILAESFKDGVLPLELFLEDVERTKPHRVRGTAVFMASNPNGTPPVLLHHFKHNQVLHQQVVLLSIANERVPEIPPDQRVTVEHKGHGFYRVCARYGFMQTPHVPSLLAACKEQGLSIELQRTSYYLGRETLLPTGRSKMWKWRKDLFAFISRNARPATAYFGLPPGRVVELGMQIDL; encoded by the coding sequence ATGACGGAAGACCAAGCGGGGACGCTCCCCTCCACCGAGGCACCCGCGGCGGACGGGGGCAGCGCGGTCCCAGACGCAAGCGCGGCCGGAAACGCGCCACCAGCCAGCGCGCGGACGCTGGCCGCCGCGACCGCGACCCACGGCGCCGGAGCGCACGGCGCGACGACCCCGGGCGCGCGCTGGGCCTTGCTCCTCGGCGCCCTCGGCGTCGTCTTCGGCGACATCGGCACGAGCCCGCTCTACGCGATCAAGGAGTGCTTCAGCCCGGAGAGCCCGCATCACATCGCGCCCACGCCGGCGAACATCCTCGGCATCCTCTCCCTGGTCTTCTGGTCGCTCCTGATGGTCGTGACGGTGAAATACCTCACGTTCGTCCTCCGGGCCGACAACCAGGGCTCGGGCGGGATCATGGCCCTGCTCGCGCTCGTGCCGACGGGCAAGGGCGCGGGGACGGGGCCGCTCGTCCTGCTCGTGCTCCTCGGGGCGTCGCTCCTTTATGGCGAGGGCGTCATCACGCCCGCGATCTCCGTGCTCTCGGCCATGGAAGGCCTCGAAGTCGCGTACGAGCCCTTGAAGCACGTCGTCGTCCCGCTCACGGTGGTCATCCTGCTCGCGCTTTTCCTCGTGCAGAAGCGCGGCACCGGGGGCATTGGCAATGTCTTCGGCAGCGTCACGCTCGTCTGGTTCGTCACCATTGCGATCCTGGGTGCCCGGTGGATCCTGACCCGTCCGAGCGTGCTCGCCGCCGTCGATCCGCGGCACGGCGTGACGTTTTTCCTGGAACACCGGGGCCACGGCTTCTTGCTCCTCGGCGCCGTCGTCCTCTGCATCACGGGCTGCGAGGCACTTTATGCGGACATGGGCCATTTCGGGCGGGGTCCGATCCGCCGGGTCTGGTTCGTCATCGTATGGCCCGCGCTCCTGCTCAATTACTTCGGCCAGGGCGCGTATTTGCTTCAGCACCCTGGGGGCGCGACGAACCCTTTTTATGGTCTCGTCCCGTCCTGGGCCCTCTATCCGACGGTCGCCATTGCCACGGGCGCCACGATCGTCGCCTCGCAGGCGCTCATCTCGGGAGCGTTCTCGCTCACCCAGCAGGCCGTGCAGCTCGGATACTTTCCGCGCGTGACGATCGTCCACACCTCGAAGGAGACCGAGGGGCAGATCTACATCCCCGAGATCAACCGCGCGCTCCTCGTGGCCTGCATTCTCCTCGTCTTCACGTTCCGCACCTCGACCTCGCTCGCGGCGGCCTACGGCATCGCGGTCACGGCCACGATGACCATCACCACGACAGTCTATTTCGTGGTCGTCACGAAGCGCTGGGGCTGGCCGCTCTGGAAGGCGCTGCCGCCCGTCGCCGTCTTCCTGGCCATCGACCTCTCGTTTTTCTCGGCAAACGCGGCGAAGTTCTTTCAGGGCGGCTGGTTCCCCGTGGCCATGGCGCTCGTGATCTTCACGATCATGACGACCTGGAAATCAGGCCGCAGGATCCTGGCCGAGTCCTTCAAGGATGGCGTCTTGCCGCTCGAGCTGTTCCTCGAGGACGTCGAGCGCACGAAGCCCCACCGCGTGCGGGGCACGGCCGTCTTCATGGCCTCGAACCCGAACGGCACGCCGCCCGTCCTGCTGCACCATTTCAAGCACAACCAGGTCTTGCACCAGCAGGTCGTCCTGCTCTCCATCGCGAACGAGCGGGTCCCCGAGATCCCGCCCGATCAGCGCGTGACCGTCGAGCACAAGGGCCACGGGTTTTACCGGGTCTGCGCCCGCTACGGCTTCATGCAAACCCCGCACGTGCCGAGCTTGCTCGCCGCCTGCAAGGAACAGGGGCTCTCGATCGAGCTCCAGCGCACGAGTTATTACCTCGGCCGCGAGACGCTCCTGCCGACGGGCCGCTCGAAAATGTGGAAATGGCGCAAGGACCTCTTCGCCTTCATTTCCCGCAACGCGCGCCCCGCCACCGCGTACTTCGGCCTGCCCCCGGGCCGCGTCGTCGAGCTCGGCATGCAGATCGACCTCTGA
- a CDS encoding Uma2 family endonuclease: MGSAAWRLGADDPDDPTFYPAFDDMGESALQRLMTELLRPLIARFLAERGIQAFVGADQFIYWIKGNAKAVVAPDVYVMPGLPSDVAPRCWKVWQTGVAPSFALEIIAEEDENKDVSQSPQRHDELGTRELVVFDPYVDVRSGRTRFRVHRRDERGKLVVVEATNADRVRSEVLGCMLRAVGGGDAMRLRLAVDAEGEELFPTEAEAAREAARNAERKAEDAREAELAARETLDAERVARRNLELELARMRAELERLRR, translated from the coding sequence ATGGGCAGCGCGGCGTGGCGGCTCGGGGCGGACGATCCGGACGATCCCACGTTTTATCCCGCGTTCGACGACATGGGTGAAAGCGCTCTCCAGCGCCTCATGACCGAGCTGCTTCGCCCCTTGATCGCGCGGTTCCTCGCCGAACGAGGCATCCAGGCCTTCGTGGGCGCCGACCAGTTCATCTACTGGATCAAGGGCAACGCGAAGGCCGTGGTGGCGCCCGACGTGTACGTGATGCCGGGTCTCCCGTCCGACGTGGCCCCGCGGTGCTGGAAGGTCTGGCAGACAGGCGTCGCGCCGAGCTTCGCGCTCGAGATCATCGCCGAGGAAGACGAGAACAAGGACGTCTCCCAGTCCCCCCAGCGGCACGACGAGCTCGGCACGCGCGAGCTCGTCGTCTTTGATCCCTACGTCGACGTCCGCTCGGGCCGCACGCGTTTCCGCGTCCATCGGCGCGACGAACGCGGCAAGCTCGTGGTCGTCGAGGCGACGAACGCGGACCGAGTCCGGAGCGAGGTGCTCGGCTGCATGCTGCGCGCGGTCGGCGGCGGTGATGCCATGCGGCTTCGCCTGGCCGTGGACGCCGAGGGGGAGGAGCTGTTCCCGACGGAGGCCGAAGCCGCGCGGGAAGCGGCGCGCAACGCGGAGCGCAAGGCCGAGGATGCACGCGAGGCGGAGCTCGCGGCGCGGGAGACGCTCGACGCGGAGCGTGTGGCCCGCCGGAACCTCGAGCTCGAGCTCGCCCGGATGCGCGCGGAGCTCGAACGCCTGCGGCGCTGA
- a CDS encoding dienelactone hydrolase family protein: MVNERAETSPVCMPADNVMLNGDLGMPAAPKGVVLFAHGSGSSRFSPRNRHIASSLRARRFATVLVDLLTVEEEAVDLRTAEVRFDIDLLARRVASVVDWLGRASSTAGLGIGLFGASTGAAAALVAAAERPEEVQAVVSRGGRPDLAGGALPRVRAPTLLIVGGADTLVIDLNQQAFEDLRCEREIVIVPRATHLFEEPGALDQVADLAGHWFEAHIAAQGRMARAS, from the coding sequence ATGGTGAACGAGCGAGCGGAGACCTCGCCGGTCTGCATGCCGGCGGACAACGTGATGCTGAACGGAGATCTCGGGATGCCGGCGGCGCCAAAGGGCGTGGTGCTGTTCGCCCACGGGAGTGGGTCGAGCCGGTTCAGCCCGCGCAATCGCCACATTGCATCGAGCCTGCGGGCGCGCAGGTTCGCGACAGTGCTCGTGGATCTGCTGACGGTCGAGGAGGAGGCCGTGGACCTCAGGACGGCCGAGGTGCGGTTCGATATTGACCTGCTCGCGCGGCGGGTCGCGAGCGTCGTCGATTGGCTCGGCCGGGCGTCGTCGACGGCGGGGCTCGGCATCGGGCTCTTCGGGGCGAGCACGGGGGCGGCGGCGGCGCTCGTGGCCGCGGCAGAGCGGCCCGAGGAGGTGCAGGCGGTGGTCTCGCGCGGCGGGCGGCCCGATCTCGCAGGCGGAGCGCTGCCGCGGGTCCGGGCGCCGACGCTGCTCATCGTGGGCGGGGCGGATACGCTGGTGATCGACCTGAACCAGCAGGCGTTCGAGGATCTCCGCTGCGAACGGGAGATCGTCATCGTCCCGCGGGCGACACACCTCTTCGAGGAGCCGGGGGCGCTCGACCAGGTCGCGGATCTCGCGGGGCACTGGTTCGAGGCGCATATCGCAGCGCAAGGGCGCATGGCCCGGGCGTCATGA
- the crcB gene encoding fluoride efflux transporter CrcB, translating to MGMKLVWVCVGGAIGSGARFLVTTWSLSRYGSAFPYGTLAVNVIGSFLLGLLFQLSRSATWLGPTLQVALGAGFLGGFTTYSTFNLEVVQYVQNGQPRLAALYGTATLVGCLCAGFVGMHLGRLPGSR from the coding sequence ATGGGGATGAAGCTCGTGTGGGTCTGCGTCGGCGGGGCGATCGGCTCGGGGGCGCGGTTCCTCGTGACGACCTGGTCCCTCTCGCGGTACGGCTCCGCGTTTCCCTACGGGACCCTCGCCGTCAACGTCATCGGCTCGTTCCTGCTCGGGCTCCTCTTCCAGCTCTCCCGAAGCGCCACGTGGCTCGGCCCCACGCTGCAGGTCGCGCTCGGGGCGGGTTTTTTGGGCGGATTCACGACGTACTCCACGTTCAACCTGGAGGTCGTCCAGTACGTACAGAACGGACAGCCCCGCCTCGCCGCGCTGTATGGCACCGCGACGCTCGTCGGTTGCCTCTGCGCCGGGTTCGTCGGGATGCACCTCGGGCGGCTCCCCGGTTCGCGCTGA
- a CDS encoding AAA-like domain-containing protein: protein MGPCHDELHYMLGASTRLVEVPELVARGAYVVVHAPRLHGRTTWLRGLAAGLAEAGAWVVVRASCRPRGGAAEGALGERALLEAIAKAAGEQLPAPLRPPPWPPSYDVRFAGVVLSAWARACPRPLVLLLDDVDLLPRETRTSLLTQMRATYEARPRAAPWSVVFCGSEEVQASAVELLGPGATSLRLPDFTAVQVATLCAEHTEETGQPFRDEAVAEIAAISGGHPWVVNVLAREIVEKLRPPLRQPITAAHVRAAAERLRGAWV from the coding sequence GTGGGGCCCTGCCACGATGAGCTGCATTACATGCTGGGTGCGAGCACGCGGCTCGTGGAGGTGCCAGAGTTGGTGGCGCGCGGGGCGTACGTGGTGGTGCACGCGCCGCGGTTGCACGGGCGAACGACGTGGCTGCGGGGGCTCGCGGCCGGGCTCGCGGAGGCTGGCGCGTGGGTCGTGGTGCGGGCCTCCTGCCGGCCGAGGGGGGGCGCCGCGGAGGGGGCGTTGGGCGAGCGGGCGCTGCTCGAGGCGATTGCGAAGGCGGCCGGGGAGCAGCTCCCAGCGCCGCTGCGGCCTCCGCCGTGGCCCCCGTCGTACGACGTGCGGTTCGCGGGCGTCGTGCTCTCGGCGTGGGCGCGCGCGTGCCCGCGGCCGCTCGTCCTGCTGCTCGACGACGTGGATCTCCTGCCGCGCGAGACCCGCACGAGCCTGCTCACGCAGATGCGGGCGACCTACGAGGCGCGGCCCCGCGCGGCGCCGTGGTCGGTCGTGTTCTGTGGCTCCGAGGAGGTGCAGGCCTCGGCCGTGGAGCTCCTCGGGCCTGGGGCGACGTCGCTCCGCCTGCCCGATTTCACGGCTGTGCAGGTGGCCACGCTCTGCGCGGAGCACACAGAGGAGACGGGGCAGCCGTTCCGGGACGAGGCCGTGGCCGAGATCGCTGCGATCTCGGGCGGGCATCCGTGGGTCGTGAACGTCCTCGCGCGCGAGATCGTGGAGAAGCTACGCCCTCCACTCCGGCAGCCGATCACCGCCGCGCATGTGCGCGCGGCTGCCGAGCGGCTGCGAGGCGCGTGGGTCTGA
- a CDS encoding methylated-DNA--[protein]-cysteine S-methyltransferase: protein MDGLGFEPFDTPLGRVVVAWSPRGIFALALPSEREEETIAWITASAPGAMRGDPPAWVQDVMRLVAAHLGGAPQDFSKVPLDLERVSPFYRAVYHAAQDIPPGQTVTYGELAARLGKSRAAARAVGQALAKNPIPIVVPCHRILGAAGAAVGFSAPGGVQTKARLLALEGARVPRVR from the coding sequence ATGGACGGATTGGGGTTCGAGCCCTTCGACACGCCGCTCGGTCGCGTGGTCGTGGCCTGGAGTCCACGAGGTATTTTCGCGCTCGCGCTGCCGAGCGAACGAGAGGAGGAGACGATCGCATGGATCACGGCGAGCGCGCCCGGCGCCATGCGCGGAGACCCGCCCGCGTGGGTCCAGGACGTGATGCGCCTCGTCGCCGCGCACCTCGGCGGCGCGCCGCAAGATTTCTCGAAGGTGCCCCTCGATCTCGAGCGCGTGTCGCCGTTTTACCGGGCCGTCTACCACGCCGCGCAGGACATCCCGCCCGGCCAAACCGTCACCTACGGCGAGCTCGCCGCGCGCCTCGGCAAGTCCCGGGCGGCCGCCCGCGCCGTGGGGCAAGCGCTCGCGAAAAACCCCATCCCGATCGTGGTGCCCTGCCACCGGATTCTGGGCGCCGCCGGGGCCGCCGTGGGGTTTTCCGCGCCAGGTGGGGTGCAGACGAAGGCACGGCTCCTCGCGCTGGAAGGTGCGCGGGTGCCGCGGGTTCGGTAG
- a CDS encoding citrate/2-methylcitrate synthase — translation MSNVDQRGLINPSTGFDNQPSDLLSGPEAAALLGVKRETLYAYASRGLVRSVPSEGGRSRLYVREDLERLKARSDARRGHGPVAASALRWGEPVLSSTITTIGPEGPRYRGHAATTLAASGVPFESVAELLWTGALPEERPPWTLPQDPALPASRLADLVPEGAPPLATLALAVPALAARDPLRFAATEEAELPRARALIRRLAALSALPSGARRANTALAEPTITRALLVALGGKRSDRAEAALERALVLLADHELATSTFAVRVTASTGADLYACVSAGIAAVSGPKHGGACDRIEAVVAEVGRPERARAVVAARARRGDTVLELGHPFYPDGDPRTPPLLVAARAEAPRKTSVAALFALLDATKEAGHPPPSVDVGLVALCLALGLPPGAATTIFAIGRLAGWIAHALEQRRDPTLLRPRSLAS, via the coding sequence GTGAGCAACGTTGATCAACGTGGATTGATCAATCCATCCACTGGATTCGACAATCAACCATCGGACCTCCTGTCCGGGCCGGAGGCCGCCGCGCTGCTCGGGGTGAAGCGCGAGACGCTCTACGCCTACGCGAGCCGCGGCCTCGTCCGCAGCGTGCCCAGCGAGGGCGGGCGGAGCCGCCTCTACGTGCGCGAGGACCTCGAACGGCTGAAGGCCCGGAGCGACGCGCGCCGCGGGCACGGCCCCGTCGCCGCATCCGCCTTGCGCTGGGGCGAGCCCGTCCTCTCCTCGACGATCACCACGATCGGCCCCGAGGGCCCGCGCTACCGCGGCCACGCCGCCACAACCCTCGCCGCGTCCGGCGTGCCCTTCGAATCCGTCGCCGAATTGCTCTGGACCGGCGCGCTGCCCGAAGAACGCCCCCCCTGGACGCTGCCGCAGGATCCCGCGCTGCCCGCCTCCCGCCTCGCCGACCTCGTCCCCGAAGGCGCCCCGCCCCTCGCCACGCTCGCCCTCGCCGTCCCGGCCCTGGCCGCGCGGGATCCCCTACGCTTCGCTGCGACCGAGGAGGCCGAGCTGCCCCGCGCCCGCGCCTTGATCCGCCGCCTCGCCGCGCTCTCGGCCCTGCCTTCGGGCGCTCGCCGGGCCAACACCGCGCTCGCCGAGCCCACGATCACCCGCGCGCTGCTCGTCGCCCTCGGCGGCAAGAGGTCCGACCGCGCCGAAGCCGCCCTCGAACGAGCGCTCGTGCTGCTCGCGGATCACGAGCTCGCCACCTCGACCTTCGCCGTCCGCGTGACGGCCTCGACGGGGGCCGATCTCTACGCCTGCGTGAGCGCCGGGATCGCCGCGGTCTCCGGCCCGAAGCACGGCGGCGCCTGTGACCGCATCGAGGCCGTCGTCGCCGAGGTCGGGCGCCCCGAACGAGCCCGCGCCGTCGTCGCCGCCCGCGCCCGCCGCGGCGATACGGTCCTCGAGCTCGGACACCCGTTTTACCCCGACGGCGATCCCCGCACGCCACCCCTGCTCGTGGCCGCGCGCGCGGAAGCGCCGCGAAAGACCAGCGTCGCGGCCTTGTTCGCGCTGCTCGACGCGACGAAAGAGGCCGGCCATCCACCTCCGTCCGTGGACGTCGGCCTCGTCGCGCTTTGCCTCGCCCTCGGCCTGCCGCCGGGCGCGGCGACGACGATCTTCGCGATCGGCCGGCTCGCCGGCTGGATCGCCCACGCCCTGGAACAACGCAGGGATCCTACGCTCTTGCGCCCGCGCTCGCTCGCGTCATGA